tcaagTAGGACTCGTAATAATCATTTGATTAGGCCTTCCTTTCAGAAACAAAGACCAACCCACACTCTGTGAATACGATTATCAGCCTACCGATTACATATTAGCTCATCATAGGATAAATGTTTAGTTAAACATGAAAATGATAAAACATAGCCACGAGAAATTATCTTTCATCGTAacaaagtattcaataactagcATGTAAAGCATATGCCTCTTTCATTTGAATCGAATTATAACGCTGAAAAGTAGTAGAACCTGTTCAACAGTTGCAGCAACATCCTTTGTATCTGTTGTGGTCATTGTTTGAATTCTGATGGGATGCTCACTACCAAGAGCAACATTTCCAACCATCACTGTGCAGGTTTTCCTCCTCACAGTTTTGTGTATAGAATCACAGTATTTCTGTCTAGGAACTACATTTAAATAGTCGATGAATCAAATATCATAGAGATACTGTTTCTATAGCAACTTTATGATGAAAAAAGAtaaatgatttttctttttctgaagGGATGCAAAAGATTCTCCACAACAGAAACCAAAGATAGTATCTGAAAACATGTCTAACCACATCATGCTCATGGTATGGAGTAATAGATTTTGTAAAAAAACAGGCCTTTACGGTTTTGTCAAAATAACAGCGATAGTAAAGCACGTTACATGTTGTAAAGATACCTAAGAGTGGGCTTCCTGCTGATGCCAGCTCGAGTTCAACAGTTTCTGAACCAGGACTGGTAGAATTTTTAATCGCTGCAACCTTGGTCTGGCGAAATTTGATCCTTCGCAAATCAGAGACCCTGATAAAATCCAAATTTTTTCCAAAGCCCAAGCCATGGCGATCCCTGCTTTTTAGGCCGGTAAATGAAGCCGGAACAGTTCCTGTAGTCATAATCTACGCCACCAAATATTAGGACTACACACTCCTATAATATGAAAACAACAATTAAGTCATTAACACTGCCAAAAAATGTTTCATGCATAAAGAATAGGCACAAAAGAGTTCCAAAAACATATTGAGCGCAGTTTGGCTGCAAGAAACCGagataaacaacaaaataaacttaaaaaaattgatgCCACCATGACACTCATCCACTTTATATCAACGGATTCCACTGAAATTCATAAAATTCCAGGGGGAACCCAACAAGCGAGCTGCCCAGTGCCCAATATAGCCTGTCAACTAAATTCTATAGTCCAGGCAATCTCACCCAAATAAGTggagaaaaatgaaaaacagaAACACATAATCCCACACACGGTAAAACAACCGAAGAATCAAATAAAAGTTCGAAATTTTCTCACAGATATTAATCCCAGAATAACAATCCTAAAGAACCTAGCAACAAACATTCAACTGACACCGGAATCAAGCAAGACCGCGACTCACCAAGAAAACAAGAAGAACCAAATGAAGAAACAAACCAACTGATTGGGCTACACTTTGAGCTCAATTTTTCGAATGACGAAGAAAAATGAAAGTTTCGGATTGCAAAAGACAGGTTGGTGGGGAAAATTTTTATACTTACGAGGATTATATGTTGTCTGAAAGCTAGTCCGAGTTGGTAAGCCGACAAATTTTACTTCATCAGCATCTTTCGTTCTTCCTGTTAGAATGAATAATCACAGCCATACAAAATGCTTTGTACATAACTAATAAACAACAATCGGAGAAGGTACGTTAGTTTATATATTCGCAACCTGAAGTTTTGTAAATTCAATTTTGGTCCaatttttttgctttataaaaGTATGATCCACTTTGTTTTCATTTGgcttacatttttatttaaaaatatttattaaacatAATTATTTCAACGTGTTTTCGAGTAAGTgtatttaaatatgaataattttctaaatgtaaaacttttaaaatatattgtaaaactTAAAACACATTTGGATGGCAGTTTAATCACTCACTAATGAATCACACAGTACATcaaagtaaataaaaaatagcAAGTAAAGaagattttaaattataagaccaaaacataaaaacatatatattttaaatattatgctCATCAGAGAAAATAGTGCTTTTTTATTTACccaaatcataatatatttttggtcgaaatctataatcaatgcatttttgttgaatttagtAAGACATTCAAGGACTACAATGCaaatatattgtcaaatttatttttggcGGTTAGAATATTCCGTTAAGTGACTGAGGCTATTTGCCATAGCTCATCTTTGTGGATCGTGTGTAACACAAGAAACACGATCACCTTTAAAAATACtggcaaaataaaaaataaaaaaattctaataaatatatttattccacataaatattttctttatataaaaaaatatggattGCATATTTATTCTACACGCTTTATTGAATAGCGATTTCTTTATTACAGATATTTTTATGGTAATAAATATGTCCAGGTTAATAGAAATGTAGGAATGAATGTTCCATGTATCATTTAGCTGTAAAACTACTTAACCAAAGGCCTCTCTGCGAATCGTAAAAACGTAACGACAGCATATTTGTGGCAACTCGCATGGTTTATTTGACGGCCATTTCCTTTTTAGCTGTATCTGAATAACCAAGTGCTATGATGACCTTCGAAGGACATATGAAAGCATTTTAATGACAGAAAATGGCCGAAAGAAGACATTTGTTTAGAGCTACAGAAACAGGATTCCTCACAGGGTTAACTGAAATAATTGCAATGGATAAATTTGCTAAAAGGATATTCAAACTCACAAAAAACATAAACAGCGACCACCATTCGATAGGAAACACATTTTTGCTTGAAAGGATGGTTTCTTGATGCGTTGGGATAGGTTACCTCTCCAGGAGCATCACTAGCTCACAATGTGGTGTATGAGGGAAAAGATCAACTCCCATGGCTTTGATAGGCTTAAACGGCTCAGAATAGGGCATAGACTTAGATCTGTGCCGAGCCAGACCAGCTGCACTCATATGTCTCCATTGCCAGTTGTTCTGGTTATTGCCTTTCTCGGTTTTGTCACCAGATGGTGTGCAAAGCTCGATAGCATTTGCCACAAGACTTTCAGGATTACAAGAAATGTAGCTGAAAAGGAGAATAGAGAAGTTAAACCACAGACCATATTAATGGCAACTATGCTGGATCAAAAATACCGTCGTGTAACAACATACACGAGCCTCTTCAAACGAGATTGTGTTCTCAGAACCTTGATTACCTACAATCAAAATGTAAGCAATCAGCACCAAACAAGTGACACATTTGAATAGAAAGTTCATGTTTGCCAGAAAAAAGGCTTCAATCCAGTGGCGACAACTGGGAGGTCATTTGGAGGAGTTGGCAAAGGGAAGAAAACGTGGTATGAAACTGAGCTTTATTTTGGGTACTATCTGAGGGTGAAGAAGCGTAAGCAAGCGCAGCGGCAGATAGAATCGCCCTTTTTGACAACTCTTATCCAGTTGGATGGGTCTCAAAggccaaaaatatatattttttttagatcaATCACATTCTCCTCACAATTTGGTACAATCGGCTTATATACTAACACAGGGTCGACAGTTCATTGGTTTCGGTGTACTAAGAAAATTATTTCCCACCTATATTGGAGTGGGGCAGACGCTTGTAAAGAAACTAAGTCAGAGAGTGTTTTGAAGGCAGCCAACCCCCAGAAATAACTTGCCACCTTGAAGCAAAAAAGTCGATGGTGGAGAATATCATTGAGCAATTTGAGCTCTCGTTGGCTCAACTAAGGGAACTACTAGCAAAACAACATGCggcattaaaatatattgtgGTCTCGCTTTCAAATGATGTCTGATAACAGCAACTTCAAAACTCATGTGCAACATGGTATGACCAGAAATCCTCCTCTATTTTTACATATTGTATTGTTCGATCACTTGGGGAAGGCAACATAGAATGGATGCAAGAGATAAGACAACAACATTACTTCctaaataaaattcaacatCACTTACAGTGGGGTGAAGCCCTGCACGTGGAGGATCTACTATAGCTACAACATTTTTGAATTGCTGAAGTGGGTCACTGCTTTTCAAGGTACACTTCTTTTGCAGCTCGTTCTCATCTCTTGAACATTTACTCCCACtgctgacattctcatgatcaatgcTCGAGCTATCTTCAGGTCCAAGCACATGGTCTGCATCAGTCATCTTCTCTTTGTTTGCATTGATTGTCTCCTCATTATTCTCAGATGCATCCGAAATGTCATCTAGTTTCTTAGCTGAAGCTAGGTAATCTTTCATCAATGACGCAATAACATCCTCTGCCTACCTATGCATCAAAATAAAACACGGAAAATCAAGTTAGTGCAACAGAGATTAACAAATAATTCGACAAAACTGTGCTTCACAAGAAAGAAGGCGGAGATAGGATAAGGACAAAATAGCTAGTTCATTTTTTAATCAGCAGCGCTGATGGAATTTAGTGAGCTGGAAAGGAACAAAAGGTGATCCAACATAACCTTTCCACAAACAAAATTGCAGTTCTTTATGCCGTTAATTTCTGCATTCCTCTGAGCATCTGAAATTGCAGAAGCATTCATTTCAATGCCAACAACCTGAAAATTTAGATGACAGCATTTTACGTGGCATATAGGAGAAGGGATGGGAAAACAATTTTGAATGATCTAACGACTTGCTCACCATAAAAATGCATAAAAGAGTAGCATATGAAACAAGGtcagatttttattttcaatttgttCTTTGCTGTCTAATTTGTACCTCAAAAAAATTTccgatttttatgaaataactATGTGCAACACAAAAACTAGGATACATATATGTTTAAAATGGATTAGACTGCATTACCATACCAACACGATGAGCTAAAGTCAGGCCAATTGTCCCTGTGCCACAGCAAATATCAAATAGCAGTGTATCAGGACCCAGACCAGCCCAGTCCCCAGCAAGAGCATACAGTTTCTCGGCTGCAAGGGTGTTAACCTGTAAGAGTTTGTAGGCAAATGAGCATTCTCTAAATTGGCTTCTTCCTCTTTCCTTTTCATCAGACACGAGCAACTGAGGTAGATGGGAAACAAGGAACCATAGCAGATAGAAAAATTAGACAAGTATTACACGGGTTCACCTGAAAGAAAGCTGTAGGCGAGATTGAAAAGCGAAGATCGTTAATGTGATCATGAATTCTTGGTTCTACGATATCATCAGTCATCTGCAGTCCACAATCACTTTCATCTCTACGAGTAAAAACATATCTCATGGGGGAATCAGAAGGTGCAACATTTGATATTCCAGTGTGATCCTATAAGTTGCCACAACTAATGAGATAAAGGATTGTATAATATCAAAGAGGAAAGCCACTATTAAGAATATTTAATGGGCCAGAACGTACTATAAGGTAAGATGAGAGATAGAACAAAAACTCCCCTTTATATTTTAAGGCTTTTGATTTTCCCAGTTCAAACATGAATTCCTATAATTCTCTTTCATTATTCTTACACCAATCACAACttcattcaattaaaagaaaaagaaatggaaCAAAGATCATTATTTAAGTAGTATAGAATAACCATAGCCATCAAACCATTACCTGAATCACAAAAGCCGTTAGAGGCAAGGAAGGAGATTCTGTTGAAGATCCAACGGAAAATGCTTGAGCTAGCTTTTCAACTTCGACTTTCACATGTCCATCATCAAAACCCAGTGTGCAAACCTGCATCACAGAGATATTGAAAACATGAATGCAGATGAATGAGTTCCCacttatcaaatttttatgtttaggCACAGTTCGAAGTCCCACATAATTAATCCCTTGATAATTTATCTTATCATATCTCATATTTACTTagtcatattatttatttatcgactaattatttatctttaatcaatcaaataattaattatttatcttacatcaatcaaattattgactttaaaatacaatactacctttaataaataatattattaacattttattaattattaaaaagataaaatagtaatttatcatattatctcaaattttatcaatcaaatcaaacaaaaaaacaaactaACTgttatttatcaatcaaatcaaatactatattaaccatcaattttttttatattagattATTTATCTACATATTATTATAAAACTTGTGTAAGTGGTCGACACAAAAGTTTGGGTGGGACATAACCTGAACTATGAGCAGGACCTCTTGAATAAAGTTCTCAAAATTGTCAGCCTCAGAAGACTTGCAAGGTTTCCTGCCTTCACGAACCTAAAGATAAATATTAACACAATAGTTATTTGATGGAGTATTGCTTCCTTCTACTTCATATTTGAGTAAAGCCACAAGATCTACCATAAAACATAGTTGggataaatttagtatttttctACAACAATTAACTGCCAACTGTGTTTTTCAAACTAAGCATACCGTAAGCTGACGCCAGAATCCAGAATTATTTAATCTATTCCACAGAGGCAAGGGTGAATGCTgcaaaaaatcttgaaaaatagcAGCATATTTCCCAGATATTCTGGAAACGTTTGGGCAGCCCACAGGTTCCTCAACAGCAGTCACACCCTCCCTATaatatttgttcaatttttttaagtGGAACCAAACACTGAAAATTTAATGACAATATCTGGTTAACAGCAGACCACCTGAAATTCCCAAGTAAAAATCCAACAGTAGGTTTGCCTTGCAAGGAATATCCAACAGAGAATTCACACTTGTTTCTGTATCCATTAATAAGAGGTGAATCGATCACACCCATCAGCTCACATGGAAGGCGACCTGAATGTCAGCACCGAAAAAGATTAAAGATTTATCTGCACATCCAGTCCACAATCCTGCTTTAAATTGTGGTGAGAAATAAATAACGAAAGATGCGCCAGAAAATATAAACAAGTGCCGCCCTCCTTCAGTCCCTACTCCCTGAGCTTTGTACATAATCTTATTAATGTTTTAGATATCCAAATTACAGCAAAAGGCAAAAAAATCGGCATGATCATTTTATTCAATTTCTCAAACAAGGTCGGAATAACACACCTATTTCTTTAGATTTCAGAATCCATTCCGGAAGTGAAACTCCATTCGGACAAGCCTTCCGCACATTGTTAGTCTACAAAATATCAATACaagttttgaaatttcaaatagtGAATTGAAACTCTCTTTAGAACACAATCCAAACGCACACATATATAAAGTAAATTAAACGAAATAATTTGCAAAACAATAAGACAATGGTCAATGAAGAAGTATCAAATTACTAACTAATTTTCTAAGATTCTGCATTAGAGAGTTCTTCTTGGTCTCTATCTGATTGGAATATGTCAAGTGAGCAAGAGGAGTCACGACATCACGGACACTTCTACCCTTTAAAACTAAACCATTTGGAATTGAACTGCCATCATCATTGTCGTCATCATCAATAGCTGTTGCAATCATATTAGAACCATCAACAGCCTGTGAAGGGCTCTCTACTTCTTGTGTTGTCTTAGAAGGAGTTGCAACTTTACTCATTTTCTCAAAAGACCGTGGAACGACATCAGAAACCTTCAAGGTTCTGTTATTTCGAATAGATTTCCCATCCAGGGCCTGCAAAATTATAACAAGATACCCGTGATTCGAACTGCTTAAATGCCCCGAAAAGAATCTTCCTAAACCCTGTAAAAAAGGATACCTTTACTGCAATTATGGCATGTTCCATGCTTTCAAAAGTTACAAATCCAACATAcatgcctttctttttcttgacCGAGTTGAAGAGAATTCCCTGTTGAGCAACAGAATTCGAGAAAAATAATGCACGAATCAAAGCTtaataaaaagaacttgaaaacACAAAGAAAAGTATAGAACTTCGATTTAAACTCGAAAAAATGGAAATAACATTCCGAACATTAATGCAGAACGTCTCACATATATTTCACCAATGCAAATTAAATCCTGAAAAAAAACACTCACCTCTTCACTCAGGAAGTTCTTCAAATCATCCGTAGTCCATTTCATCGGCAAATTCACCAAGCATTTGGATAATCCCAAAGAATTCTCCTCACCTTCCACCTCCAACGCCTCCGTCATCATTACATTGCCCGCCTCTCCCTCTTTTTCTCCTCCATTAGTTTCTGTCCTCGCAATCTTTTTTGCCCGCTCGGAAGTGGGGTCCCAGGAATTGTCGGGTCTGGGCCGCAGCTCCGCCTCACCGTGGGCATACCTGCATGACTCCCCGTGGCTGCACGAGCCGTCAAACCTCCGGAAGTAGGAGCACAGGGTCGTTTTCCACCACAAGTTCTGATGTTCTGAGTCCGGCTCGGATTCCCTCTTCCGTTTATCGGGAACATTGTTATCAGCCTCGGAGGAAAGAGAACTCTTTTCCGGCGGGTTCTGTTGGTCGGAGGAATCGCGGCACTCCATCggagggtttagggttttttttaactAGCACGCTTGACGACTTGGAGGTAGGCAACTTTTGCCTCCgggttttttaattaaataaaaaaaattactaaaataattatttttataattaattttggtaaaatttgtattatcttttaattaaattattattattattattattattgttattattattcaaataaacTAGACAACATGGCGAGAGCTTCTTGTAATTATTTACACCATTTTTATGTGTAAGATAAGATAAGATGAGGTATTTTTCTTCTTGAAATTGGTGAGGTATTTCTACtcaaatataaatacaaaacaaacatataaaaatcactCATTTGATGAAATAAGATATCTTGTGGAGTTGGACCATTTTTCTTCTTGTGTTTTGTTATACTTCCCAAACAAAatcacaattattattttcgatATATACTAAGAAAactattgaaaaaataatacaatAGCCTGCAAATTATGCTTACACCTAAATGAAATTGAGCAAACCATGTGCGACAGGCTCGCGTCgagaaattgatgatattgagattTAAACTCATAATTATTGATCAAACACTCGCTTGCTCTATCAATTCAAACAACCTTAGTAAACtcaaataacaacaataatatatatgaaaagagcaaaataatattttttccatgagaatattttttaaaaagtatcaTTAATTCGAAGACAAACATGATAAAAGTAGGTTTGCATTAGATCTTGCATATTTATGTAAGTCTTATAGAAATCATGTAAATCGTATATGATAAGTTTTATATGGTCGatagaaaaatcaaaatcgatattatatttaattacatGTTTATCTTCCACCGATTTTAATGGAGCTtgaactcaatttttttaataaaaataatacattgGGTCAAGTATCAAGAtagttgttatttttttttaaaaaaaattaattggaaaATCTATtcgtttaaattaattttttataagttactttttaaaataaaataaaaaatgaagacGTCAAGTCATCAGTTTCACgaaataattataaatcaaTAATTAGACAACAACACACACTGCTCTCCATACTCCTGTCTTCTTCACACCCACACCAATAATCACTTCAGCTGTTCCATTCCCAAAAGCTAGACCATACAATCTCTGAAACCCATCACGAATTCAGACCTATTGTAGCTGTCTCTAGTGATTTAACCATGTAATTTTGGCTAAACTCGAGCAACTGATGAGTTGAATCAAGATGGGTGAGTGGTTTGAACCCATGGCGAGAAGGATTCCAAGAAGGGTCTGGTTAGGGTTCCAAATGTCAATGGGATTAATGGTGGGTGGAAATCACACCTCGTCCAGGTTTTGCACTCGCTAATTTGTTTGTTCTGCTAATCTGTTGAATTTCTCTTCAATTTTTACTATTATCTGATCTTTAGCTTTTAAGTTGAGTCAATCGCTACGCTGTTATAGATCTGATAGTTTGAATTAGTTGAAAGATCTAGGAATTGGGTTAAAGGGACTCAATTTAAGTTTGAAAGAAATGGACTTGAAGTTCTTGAAATGGCAATTACTTCGGGGGTCACTGGTGAAGCTTTTGGTGTTAAGGGCCTTTATGCTTGTACTGGCGGTGATTATTCTCTCTTTGATGCAAATGGCCCGTGAGTTTCGGGTGATCGAGCCAATGGTTTCTGATGTTACTGAATGTCCTTTGAATTTGCACTCGAACCCGCCTTTCAACGCTGGAAATTTCTCCAATACC
The window above is part of the Primulina huaijiensis isolate GDHJ02 unplaced genomic scaffold, ASM1229523v2 scaffold43349, whole genome shotgun sequence genome. Proteins encoded here:
- the LOC140970100 gene encoding zinc finger CCCH domain-containing protein 24 isoform X2, which gives rise to MECRDSSDQQNPPEKSSLSSEADNNVPDKRKRESEPDSEHQNLWWKTTLCSYFRRFDGSCSHGESCRYAHGEAELRPRPDNSWDPTSERAKKIARTETNGGEKEGEAGNVMMTEALEVEGEENSLGLSKCLVNLPMKWTTDDLKNFLSEEGILFNSVKKKKGMYVGFVTFESMEHAIIAVKALDGKSIRNNRTLKVSDVVPRSFEKMSKVATPSKTTQEVESPSQAVDGSNMIATAIDDDDNDDGSSIPNGLVLKGRSVRDVVTPLAHLTYSNQIETKKNSLMQNLRKLTNNVRKACPNGVSLPEWILKSKEIGRLPCELMGVIDSPLINGYRNKCEFSVGYSLQGKPTVGFLLGNFREGVTAVEEPVGCPNVSRISGKYAAIFQDFLQHSPLPLWNRLNNSGFWRQLTVREGRKPCKSSEADNFENFIQEVLLIVQVCTLGFDDGHVKVEVEKLAQAFSVGSSTESPSLPLTAFVIQMTDDIVEPRIHDHINDLRFSISPTAFFQVNTLAAEKLYALAGDWAGLGPDTLLFDICCGTGTIGLTLAHRVGMVVGIEMNASAISDAQRNAEINGIKNCNFVCGKAEDVIASLMKDYLASAKKLDDISDASENNEETINANKEKMTDADHVLGPEDSSSIDHENVSSGSKCSRDENELQKKCTLKSSDPLQQFKNVVAIVDPPRAGLHPTVIKVLRTQSRLKRLVYISCNPESLVANAIELCTPSGDKTEKGNNQNNWQWRHMSAAGLARHRSKSMPYSEPFKPIKAMGVDLFPHTPHCELVMLLER
- the LOC140970100 gene encoding zinc finger CCCH domain-containing protein 24 isoform X1, with amino-acid sequence MECRDSSDQQNPPEKSSLSSEADNNVPDKRKRESEPDSEHQNLWWKTTLCSYFRRFDGSCSHGESCRYAHGEAELRPRPDNSWDPTSERAKKIARTETNGGEKEGEAGNVMMTEALEVEGEENSLGLSKCLVNLPMKWTTDDLKNFLSEEGILFNSVKKKKGMYVGFVTFESMEHAIIAVKALDGKSIRNNRTLKVSDVVPRSFEKMSKVATPSKTTQEVESPSQAVDGSNMIATAIDDDDNDDGSSIPNGLVLKGRSVRDVVTPLAHLTYSNQIETKKNSLMQNLRKLTNNVRKACPNGVSLPEWILKSKEIGRLPCELMGVIDSPLINGYRNKCEFSVGYSLQGKPTVGFLLGNFREGVTAVEEPVGCPNVSRISGKYAAIFQDFLQHSPLPLWNRLNNSGFWRQLTVREGRKPCKSSEADNFENFIQEVLLIVQVCTLGFDDGHVKVEVEKLAQAFSVGSSTESPSLPLTAFVIQDHTGISNVAPSDSPMRYVFTRRDESDCGLQMTDDIVEPRIHDHINDLRFSISPTAFFQVNTLAAEKLYALAGDWAGLGPDTLLFDICCGTGTIGLTLAHRVGMVVGIEMNASAISDAQRNAEINGIKNCNFVCGKAEDVIASLMKDYLASAKKLDDISDASENNEETINANKEKMTDADHVLGPEDSSSIDHENVSSGSKCSRDENELQKKCTLKSSDPLQQFKNVVAIVDPPRAGLHPTVIKVLRTQSRLKRLVYISCNPESLVANAIELCTPSGDKTEKGNNQNNWQWRHMSAAGLARHRSKSMPYSEPFKPIKAMGVDLFPHTPHCELVMLLER